The genomic stretch ATTAATTCAACTCTTCTTTCAACATTTTCCAACCTGGACCCTTGCACGTGTTATTGTGTCTtgccgttttgttttttgttgataataacAATCCAAAAACAATCCAAAAGTTGCCTTTTTTCAATTCCTAGAGTGAAATCGAAGTGTAGTAATATAGGTCCACCTGCACTGATTGCATGTGCGCTCCCTTGGCCAGGTTCACACTTCCTATCAGGGGTTGTAATATTAGCATGACACCggctgcagctctctctcttAATACTGGACCAAATTTAAAAATTGTACCCCTCattaatcacacaaaaacatgggaaaacAGGTTTAAAAATACCAGAATTCTCCTTTAATAGGTGTGATTACAGCTTTCATTCAATATTTATGCATCTATGCCCAACATATTCTGCATAcaataactgtaactgtaatttAAGTGCAAGTGTAAGCATAAAACAATCTATATTATCTCTGTCTGGTTTCTGTAGACCCCCCAGAGAAGCTCCAGCAAACCTGTCCAACCTGCCCACTCCTGCTCCCCGTAGACAGCCCACAGGCTGTGAACGCAGCTCAGGCCACTCTGATGTCCTATAAGAGACAGTCCACACTGGCTGCAGACCTCGGAGTGAAGAAGATCACCAGAGCTGCAGAGCAGGTTGTTAACTCTGATTGGACAGACAAAGCTCGGGGGCTGATTTCATTACACAACAAGAGGTTGAATATTATGTTTATTGGAAAATGACACTTGGAGAAAAATCTCTGGATGTTCATGAGCAGAAGGCGCAATGCACCTTTGAGCTTGTGGGTGCCAGATGAGTACCTTTGCTGCTCCACAGATACTATAATTATACAGGAGTCTGGCAGGGTTGCGAAGCATTACTGAAGGCACTTTAGACCTTATGGTCCGACCAGGCTTTTGTTTGGGGAGAAAATGAGATACTGAATAGTCTGCTTGGGGACAAAAGTCCAGATTATTGCTAATTAATTCAGCCAAAGTTGCATTTTTCGGGCCTTAAAAACAAGATGATAGCCATTACATGACAGCAACTATTCTGCCTgcctgtatattttttttgttctatttgCCCTTTTCTTACtatattatttctatatttcagACGGTGCCAGTGAAAGCCAGCTTTGTGGAGTACATAGTCCAAGAGTGTCCTGAGGGAGTGACAGCAAGAGGCACCTGCCAGCGACTGACACTGGAGTCTGACACAGAGGTAGTCAACACAGAAGGTCAACAGATTCAAATTAAGACATTATGtagacacattaaaaaacaacaacatataagAAACACTCTCACAAAAACTGGAGTGGCATATCATTCCAACCTTGATTTGGATACCCGTCTGTAGAGGCTCCATTAATTTTACCAAATGGATTCCTATACTGACAATCTGACGCTGTTATGATGCTAATTAATGTTGTTCAGAAAAGTTAAGTACACATCAGTCAGCCAGCATATTGTTTACCATCACTGAAACAGCTCCTGGAAGTGCTTTTTAACGATATGACAGATTAATTTCTAGTTTTTAAAACTGACACTACTAAAAGGCTgcagtaattgattttttttattattaaagaagCCTGACAGGTCTTCTCCTGctttattaaatattactgtctctatttattttttttaccctccCTGCTTTATCCTCTATCCAGTATCTAAAAAAGTGAATCAAatgtttcctcctcttctctcagaCTGCAGGTTTCTGTGCAGGATCTGTGCGCAAGGACTTGAACGCCCATCCTGAAGTCCAGGTGTCCTGTGAGATGTTCAAAGCACAGGTACAGGAAGAAATGTTTACCACCAGAATCAAAATCAGGTTTATTgcaagtaggttttcacatacaagttGGTCTTGTGGTGCATATCTGTCAGAAATATGTTGTCCCTGTTATTGGTAAGTGAATTAGCTCAAAGTGGCAATTTGTTaagtgagacaaaaaaaacaagagaaacacaTGTATCAGTATATCCAATatgaaaatcaaatcaaaattactttatttgaaAGAATATATGATATCATATGAATATATGAAAAGAAGATAACATCAAACAACTGAAATCCTCTACTGACTGCTACGCTGCtaacatatttttacagttttcagaGCTTTCATGTTCTTTATTGAcaagcaggagaaaaaaaattagatttatggcagggatgggcaattcATTCTCGCAAGGAGAATCTCTAATTTCCAGGTAACCTCATGTGGCCTCGTGAAATCTGACTTAAACACTaccaaatacaattattttgtttttctttggcaGAACATTAAATACAGGAAGATGGTAGCAGAGAGATATAACACCCAAAGCATGCACAtcccaaaaagaaaaagcccTTCAAGAGCATGTGAATTTGTCAGTCAGTAAACTGTAAGAACATGAGTAAAATGTAATATGAAGTGCCAGTCATGTCACACTGTGGAACTGCAGTTGTGAATATAATAACCTACTGCCTGAGCGAGATTTGATGTTTCAGATTTTACTACAGCAACCTTTAAAATGATAATTCAACTTTCAGAATGAATGCCACTGGCTGTATAATTACTCTGTCACATCTTGTGTCCTCAGATGTAtgttgtgcttgtgtgtgtgttttatgtgtgagaTTTAAAATTGTATGTTTCCGTGCTATAATTATTCTGTCTTCACGTTCCTTTTTAGCGCTGCGTTGTGTAATGTAATATTGCATGACTGAGACTCTAATTGCAGCCAGTGAAAGTATGTTTGTGAAGTATCAGTTTGGTGTgatgtttgtctctttgtctgcaGAATGTGGACATCCTCAGACCAGTGCAGCCTCAGGGTCATGACCTGCCCTTCTACCCCGTGCTCCCCACCTTCCCTCCTCTGATCGATGACCCGGGAAATGATCCTCAGCCTGTTCCCTCTGACCCCACGTCGCCCCCTGCTGTTCAACCAGCTCCATTTGACCCCACACCGATTCTCCCTGAGCCTGTTGACCCTGTGCCTTTTGACCCCCCTGTTGTGGTTAACCCCTCTAACCCCTTTACCTCATCATCCAGTGAGTCTGCTGAAGATCTAGCAAACCCGCCAGCACCTGGTGTCGATTCTTTCGCTTCATCTTCTGAGGAGATAGGAGGCCCCGTGGCACTGCGACCACCCTTTAACTTCCGCTACCAGAGGCCCGACCGCAAGAAACGGCAGGCCCTGATTGAGAGCCCACCCCCACCCTCACCCTCACACAACCCCATTTTCCTGTCTGATTTCCCTGGTGGGTCTTCGCCTTTCCGTTCCTGTCCTGGTCCTGCTAGATACACTACAGTTTAACTGGTGTTGCCAGTTAGGGGGTGGACCGATAAACTGCTCCACTCCCTGTCACTGGAGGCTTGTAATAATTTGTGCTAATGAGAGGAAAGCTATCTTTTCTCACTAGCCCTGAAATTGCTTCTATGGTGCTACTGAAAATACTGCTCCTAAAGCCTAAACCGTTTCTGAAAATGTCTTCAAATATTTGAACAAATTGAATAAATCTTGTTTTGATTAACTTGTGTACTAAAGCTAAGAGTCTGATCATACTTATGGCATGTATTTTGCTGGTATAAAGCAATAAAATTTGGATTTTTGACCTGAATTACTAGGAGCTGAAATTATTTAGtcaattaattgtttggttgattgaaagaaaattaatctgttactattttaaagtaagttgTAGATCCTCTAATTCCAGCTTCACAAATTTGAGAGTTTTCtgctgtttatgtgttttatatctTTCTAAATCGATTTTTTGAGTTTTGGGATTTTGCTTTTTAAAGCAAGGCATCTGAACATTTCACCATGGGTCCTTGGAAATTGTGACAAgcattttttctgacattttttgaaTATAAAAGACGAGCTGCAGCACTAAAATGTTGATAGCAGAAGCTGTTCAACCAATGTACTGAATTCCCCTTGTAACACAATATGCCAACGccataataatcaataaataattgcATTTTTCCTTGAACATgcactaaaatgtttttacggAAACACCAAAAGTAAACcatataaaaagaaagttttgcaaaagaaaaagaaaaaaaatgctttgtgagctttaaaggaggaaaaatcactgcaaaacaagcaaaaaatactgtaatatgtatAAGGGATACAAAAGTAATGACCGGGAGCACAAACATATGTCACAACAAACATACTTTCTGTTATCCTTTGATTTCAGAtctgctttttcatttttgaaaacatgtttaaaaaaaaagttattttaagcataatatattatgttatatactaaactgtctttaaatgtttataGTTTAATTGATGCATGTGATGATTCAGTTAGGA from Centropristis striata isolate RG_2023a ecotype Rhode Island chromosome 9, C.striata_1.0, whole genome shotgun sequence encodes the following:
- the si:ch211-262h13.5 gene encoding fetuin-B; its protein translation is MGKSICTLLQLLSLLAIHTLCVYGEGFALSPIELAPIPCNDKAVEKLSRLAVTYINEDRTDGYKFALNRIANVHLHAQGPAGNVYYLDLDVLETKCHIGSPKPWKRCDVRAFMETQISGNCNTTILHTPEGYSYLYSYDCTLVPDPPEKLQQTCPTCPLLLPVDSPQAVNAAQATLMSYKRQSTLAADLGVKKITRAAEQTVPVKASFVEYIVQECPEGVTARGTCQRLTLESDTETAGFCAGSVRKDLNAHPEVQVSCEMFKAQNVDILRPVQPQGHDLPFYPVLPTFPPLIDDPGNDPQPVPSDPTSPPAVQPAPFDPTPILPEPVDPVPFDPPVVVNPSNPFTSSSSESAEDLANPPAPGVDSFASSSEEIGGPVALRPPFNFRYQRPDRKKRQALIESPPPPSPSHNPIFLSDFPGGSSPFRSCPGPARYTTV